A genomic window from Leptospira fletcheri includes:
- a CDS encoding hydroxymethylbilane synthase, translating into MSFVLRIGSRKSSLAKLQSCLVRDALLRSRSDLQVDLFFKEASGDQDLVTPLWKMASRGVFTQDLTRELTDGNVDLVIHSYKDLDLEGHPGTETMMVLPRADQRDVLLWKRSSFENPPEILNVHSSSPRREYNLSAFLPTALPSRYKGKPIQFHPVRGNVQTRVRKWMEDPSISGLVVAKAALDRLLSADFSFSDLEEYVEVRTQLRKILDEQMFMVLPLSKNPNAPAQGALAAEFRAGDERVRELLLPLRDPQEEADVAEERRLLSGFGGGCHQKIGVAAYSSFAGTVLFLRGKTDSGVVLNTSVRLPVEDFPKPVDSSRILPVKKFASGRVRIPLPSSPPPDRFWFVARADAFPETWPNPDSRTILVVAGTTTWEKLAERDIWVHASTDGLGEENAKSLEVLTGSKPDFIKLTHEESGIVEGAWRRLPTYKVEWKEEPSDLSAYTHFFWMSASQFARAYKKDPSIADKIHATGAGSTYSYIRNVLGTPDRIFAFPNYESWMTACVGEIPEFLKKESGTQ; encoded by the coding sequence TTGTCCTTCGTTCTGAGAATCGGCTCCCGAAAAAGTTCGCTCGCAAAACTCCAATCCTGCCTCGTACGCGACGCCTTGCTGAGATCTCGTTCCGACTTACAAGTGGATCTTTTTTTCAAAGAGGCCAGCGGAGACCAGGACCTCGTCACTCCTTTGTGGAAGATGGCGTCCCGCGGAGTGTTTACCCAGGATTTGACCCGGGAGTTGACGGACGGAAACGTGGATCTGGTCATCCATTCCTATAAGGATTTGGATTTGGAAGGCCATCCCGGTACGGAGACGATGATGGTCTTGCCTCGCGCGGACCAAAGGGACGTATTGCTTTGGAAGCGATCTTCTTTTGAAAATCCTCCGGAAATCTTGAACGTTCACTCTTCGAGCCCGCGTAGAGAATACAATCTTTCCGCATTTTTGCCGACCGCCCTCCCCTCCAGATACAAAGGAAAGCCGATCCAATTTCATCCCGTGAGAGGAAACGTGCAAACGAGGGTGAGGAAGTGGATGGAAGATCCTTCCATTTCCGGACTCGTAGTCGCCAAGGCGGCTTTGGACCGACTGCTTTCCGCGGACTTTTCCTTTTCCGATCTGGAGGAATACGTCGAGGTACGCACACAACTCAGGAAGATCCTGGACGAACAGATGTTCATGGTCCTTCCTTTATCAAAGAATCCGAATGCTCCGGCACAGGGCGCGCTCGCTGCAGAGTTCCGCGCGGGCGACGAAAGGGTTCGTGAACTCCTTTTGCCTTTGCGTGATCCGCAGGAAGAAGCGGATGTCGCGGAGGAAAGAAGGTTGCTTTCCGGTTTCGGTGGAGGGTGCCACCAGAAAATCGGCGTGGCAGCCTATTCTTCTTTTGCAGGCACTGTTTTATTTTTAAGAGGGAAAACCGATTCAGGTGTCGTTTTGAATACTTCCGTCCGCCTACCTGTGGAAGACTTTCCGAAGCCGGTCGATTCTTCCCGGATTCTACCCGTAAAAAAATTCGCCTCCGGGAGGGTCAGAATTCCCCTCCCCTCTTCTCCCCCTCCCGACAGATTTTGGTTCGTAGCTCGAGCGGACGCGTTTCCGGAAACTTGGCCGAATCCGGATTCCCGAACGATATTGGTCGTGGCGGGAACGACAACCTGGGAAAAATTAGCGGAAAGAGACATTTGGGTCCATGCATCCACGGATGGATTGGGGGAAGAAAATGCGAAGTCTCTCGAAGTTCTCACGGGGTCGAAACCGGATTTTATCAAGCTGACTCATGAGGAAAGTGGGATCGTAGAAGGAGCTTGGAGAAGGCTACCTACCTATAAGGTGGAATGGAAAGAAGAACCTTCGGATCTCTCGGCATACACCCATTTTTTCTGGATGAGCGCCTCTCAGTTCGCCCGAGCCTATAAAAAGGATCCTTCGATTGCGGACAAAATCCATGCGACCGGGGCCGGCTCGACGTACTCATATATTAGAAATGTTTTAGGAACTCCGGACAGGATATTCGCGTTTCCGAATTACGAATCCTGGATGACGGCCTGCGTCGGAGAAATTCCGGAGTTCCTGAAAAAGGAAAGTGGAACCCAATGA
- a CDS encoding glutamyl-tRNA reductase, with protein MWSTLKVFHSDFGQRDGFVPPDAFSWKTCMRTVWVTDSRIHPERISLPQNWEVKTGYEAYRLLLEIISGLRSKLFGETEVLAQFRQRFQELPDSAFGEYVAKLRDNLIEDCRSLRSGYLQNLGEQSYGGLAQKYISGSNVPVREISLLGTGQLAEKMIPWLKSGGRRVKVVGRNPERLDFFANSFSVSSQLWEDWSPQGEAWVIASPVPMGPWQNRLRPGDLVLDFREVPLETSWPDGVVYISFAEMMSSLKETEERTKRVREELDVVLAHLLEERELEAHQFVFGWEDLPCPSF; from the coding sequence ATGTGGTCCACACTTAAGGTGTTTCATTCTGATTTCGGACAAAGGGACGGCTTTGTGCCGCCCGATGCATTTTCTTGGAAGACTTGCATGAGAACCGTATGGGTGACCGATTCACGCATTCATCCGGAACGGATTTCTTTACCGCAAAATTGGGAAGTAAAGACAGGGTACGAAGCCTATCGACTTCTCTTAGAAATTATCTCGGGCCTCAGGTCCAAATTGTTCGGAGAAACGGAAGTCTTAGCTCAGTTCCGTCAGAGATTCCAAGAACTTCCCGACTCAGCCTTCGGGGAATACGTAGCGAAACTCAGAGATAACTTGATCGAAGATTGTCGTTCTCTCCGCTCCGGTTATCTGCAGAATTTAGGCGAGCAGTCCTATGGTGGATTGGCGCAAAAATACATTTCCGGTTCGAATGTTCCCGTTCGGGAGATTTCCTTGTTGGGAACGGGGCAATTGGCCGAGAAAATGATTCCCTGGTTAAAAAGCGGAGGCAGACGAGTCAAAGTCGTAGGCCGGAATCCGGAGCGCTTGGATTTTTTTGCGAATTCTTTTTCCGTCTCTTCGCAACTCTGGGAAGATTGGTCTCCCCAGGGAGAAGCCTGGGTCATCGCCTCTCCGGTTCCTATGGGTCCCTGGCAAAATCGTCTTCGTCCTGGAGATTTGGTCTTGGATTTCCGGGAAGTTCCTTTGGAAACTTCTTGGCCTGATGGAGTCGTTTACATTTCCTTTGCGGAAATGATGTCCTCCTTGAAAGAGACCGAAGAAAGAACTAAAAGAGTGAGAGAAGAGCTGGACGTCGTGCTGGCTCATCTTTTGGAAGAAAGAGAACTAGAAGCGCATCAATTCGTATTCGGTTGGGAAGACCTACCTTGTCCTTCGTTCTGA
- a CDS encoding HAD family hydrolase, producing MDLDGTLLDSRGRISSLNSYVLNSALEKGMRLVIATGRRFSSTLPFAREFRGDLFVISNNGQVMRESPSGARVSETYLSSETIAAVLDSGKKEGFDPILHVDHYEEGIDILAESPITDPRFYNYSGGDTERSRVVEDCFLHGSDRVLVACFLSQDKTRLEELERKLLGLPEAAEFRTVLTRIHGVSFCLEILEKNSSKWSAISSFLKANGLDPSGVAAFGDEKNDLEMLSHAGFGFAMKNAVPYLKEFAPYHTRYSNDEDGIAMTLLELGILSFP from the coding sequence ATGGATTTGGACGGCACTTTGTTGGATTCTCGAGGGAGAATCTCCAGTTTAAACTCGTACGTTCTGAACTCTGCCCTCGAAAAAGGAATGCGCCTGGTGATCGCGACCGGAAGGCGTTTCTCCTCCACCCTGCCCTTTGCTCGCGAATTCAGAGGAGATCTTTTCGTGATTTCCAATAACGGCCAGGTCATGAGGGAAAGTCCGTCGGGAGCTCGGGTCTCGGAAACCTATCTTTCTTCCGAAACGATTGCCGCGGTTTTGGACTCCGGAAAAAAAGAAGGTTTCGATCCCATCCTGCATGTGGACCATTACGAAGAGGGAATAGACATTCTGGCGGAGTCGCCGATCACGGACCCCAGATTTTATAATTACTCCGGCGGAGATACCGAGAGAAGTAGAGTGGTGGAAGATTGTTTTCTGCACGGGAGCGATCGGGTCCTCGTGGCCTGCTTTCTGTCCCAAGACAAGACTCGCTTGGAAGAATTGGAAAGAAAGCTCCTTGGTCTACCCGAGGCGGCAGAGTTTCGGACGGTTTTGACCCGGATTCACGGAGTATCCTTTTGCTTGGAGATCCTCGAAAAGAATTCCTCTAAATGGTCTGCGATTTCCTCTTTTCTGAAAGCGAACGGACTCGACCCTTCCGGAGTTGCCGCGTTCGGAGACGAGAAGAATGATTTGGAGATGTTGTCCCATGCAGGATTCGGCTTTGCGATGAAAAATGCCGTACCGTATTTAAAGGAATTCGCTCCGTATCACACTCGTTATTCGAACGACGAGGACGGAATCGCGATGACTCTTCTGGAATTAGGAATTCTTTCTTTTCCGTAA
- a CDS encoding 1,4-dihydroxy-6-naphthoate synthase encodes MKISLAYSPCPNDTFIFYHLISGKTKAPFSIQEELHDVEQLNRFAKEGKFHASKLSFAAFFHVADRYSLLDSGAALGRGCGPLIVSRKGEGKSDPKGKKILVPGLWTTANLLTHLYLEGKYDPVPVRYDLILDKVTKGEADFGIVIHEERFTYEKRGLEKVRDLGEWWEETSGSPIPLGCIAVRKELGETFREEFDGSIKESLDLAYRNRENTYDYIFKHSQDTSREVVDAHIGLYVNDFTRSLGTEGRNAIRHLHQEAIRTGLVPSSLAPL; translated from the coding sequence ATGAAGATCAGCCTGGCCTATTCTCCTTGTCCGAACGATACGTTCATCTTCTATCATTTGATTTCCGGAAAGACGAAAGCTCCCTTTTCCATCCAAGAGGAACTGCACGATGTGGAGCAACTGAATCGCTTCGCAAAGGAAGGCAAGTTCCACGCCTCCAAACTTTCTTTCGCAGCCTTTTTTCATGTGGCAGACCGATATTCCCTTTTGGATTCGGGAGCGGCGCTCGGCAGAGGTTGCGGGCCCTTGATCGTCTCTAGAAAAGGAGAGGGGAAATCCGATCCTAAAGGAAAAAAAATCCTAGTCCCCGGACTTTGGACCACAGCCAATTTATTGACCCATTTGTATTTGGAAGGGAAGTACGATCCCGTTCCTGTGCGGTACGATTTGATTTTGGACAAGGTAACCAAGGGGGAAGCGGACTTCGGAATCGTCATCCACGAGGAGAGATTCACCTACGAAAAAAGAGGACTGGAAAAGGTCCGAGACCTAGGGGAATGGTGGGAAGAAACCAGCGGTTCCCCGATTCCGTTAGGTTGCATCGCCGTCCGAAAAGAGTTGGGAGAAACATTCCGGGAAGAATTCGACGGTTCCATCAAGGAAAGCCTGGATCTTGCCTATCGGAACAGGGAAAATACGTACGATTATATTTTCAAACACTCCCAAGATACGAGCAGGGAGGTCGTGGACGCACATATCGGACTGTACGTGAACGACTTTACCAGAAGCCTAGGCACAGAAGGAAGAAACGCGATCCGACACCTGCACCAGGAAGCGATCCGAACCGGTCTGGTGCCTTCTTCCCTCGCTCCGCTCTGA
- the metF gene encoding methylenetetrahydrofolate reductase [NAD(P)H]: protein MKKILEIYNNAKGPVYSFEFFPPKTDEGEGKLTETLRELSRLQPGYITVTYGAGGSTRDKTIRLTSDLAKQFDVPAAAHFTCVGGNREEIRSILGEIYASGIRNLMALRGDPPKGQGEFQKAEGGFGHASELISFIKSEGFDFCIGGACYPEKHPQARSLEEDVDNLKKKVDAGASYLVSQLFFKNEIFESFLGLVRKKGISVPVIPGIMPITSFSQIERFRAMAACEFPAELLSDLEEVRNRPEEFYRRSLNFSVRQCRELLSLGSPGIHLYTLNQSHASYDIVRELEN from the coding sequence ATGAAAAAGATCCTAGAAATTTATAATAATGCTAAGGGACCAGTGTACTCTTTCGAGTTCTTCCCTCCGAAAACGGATGAGGGAGAAGGCAAATTGACGGAAACTTTGAGGGAACTCTCCCGTCTCCAGCCAGGGTACATTACGGTTACATACGGAGCCGGAGGTTCCACTCGGGATAAGACCATCCGACTGACTTCCGATTTGGCCAAACAATTCGATGTTCCGGCTGCAGCCCATTTTACCTGCGTCGGCGGGAACCGGGAAGAGATCCGATCTATTTTAGGAGAAATTTATGCTTCCGGAATCCGGAACCTGATGGCATTACGGGGAGATCCTCCAAAGGGTCAGGGAGAGTTTCAGAAGGCCGAAGGCGGTTTCGGACATGCGAGCGAGTTGATTTCATTCATCAAATCCGAAGGCTTCGACTTTTGCATCGGAGGAGCTTGTTATCCCGAAAAACATCCGCAGGCTCGGAGTTTGGAAGAGGACGTAGACAATCTCAAAAAGAAAGTGGACGCAGGGGCTTCCTATTTGGTTTCCCAATTGTTTTTTAAAAACGAGATTTTCGAATCCTTTCTCGGTTTGGTACGTAAGAAAGGGATCTCCGTTCCCGTGATTCCGGGGATCATGCCGATTACTTCCTTTTCCCAAATCGAACGATTTCGCGCCATGGCTGCCTGCGAATTTCCTGCGGAACTCCTTTCCGATCTGGAGGAAGTCCGCAATCGTCCCGAGGAATTCTACAGAAGAAGTTTGAATTTTAGCGTCCGACAATGCAGGGAATTGCTTTCTTTGGGCTCCCCGGGAATCCATTTGTACACTTTGAACCAATCCCACGCCAGTTACGACATTGTTCGGGAATTGGAAAATTAG
- a CDS encoding discoidin domain-containing protein has product MNQDSIRISHPQPVKIREVRTKGSFDLKEGKLRGYSESLDTPGIGILTLALAEGSSFNQIKLHTSDPQASFFPDTFRFEVSLDGKVWEPILQETGFRRSNRKFGQWNFSLVRANYLKFVSKVSEKEGGKWKVAIADLEVGISGIVQVEVSSEQDRLWVKENLIDERPDYGWASHESGQPKEEFFLVDLGSISRVNELRLLSPKTIPTLFPEVFTVYYSEDDLTWNQLLEENQFLSEPGVWYQWRFLPTNIRFLKFVSRPVKAAGQEKYSTRIAEVELYASPYLSDLTQKPTAEPLPYATVLRSGLVRLAVDGETSEGAAVQANDRRLRDSSTEYKGIVELASDGEEKEGVVVQGNDRRLKHSTETSFGLVRLAMNAETRAGRVVQGNDDRLKLSSTQSPGIVELAENGETKEGVAVQGNDDRLKHANFERFGLVQLSPPGEASPGKVVTSDDPRLRAATTQSPGVLRFAASGEEAAEAAIQGNDKRLKLATAQSFGIVQLARSGESKEGVVVQGNDERLRSASTEYPGIVSIAPKGKSIPNHVISSDDPRLSDSRDPKPHSHEYAPIEHDFNSHSGFLRLKGSVEASYLNISPPPENNGVVYARNESEKGSGIVGAGRNIGVLAYGEKFGARGDSSSGDRESAGVLGLAKRGFGGWFHSRSGYAVYASGKGIPSLNETGSGRAVLAEGESDFIGTVYMQTGNGIDCIARFFPVQSSDVIGEGDWLVMGEDGRLHKSKNPNATNVVGVAVKSAALVLGEKPHVEGQWLVAISGVVPACVEAQSHPIHPGDLLVAGLTGGHAVKVASENLKPGSLVGKALGSQKSGRGLIPVLLSCG; this is encoded by the coding sequence ATGAACCAAGATTCCATCCGAATCAGTCACCCTCAGCCAGTAAAAATCCGAGAAGTTCGGACAAAAGGATCCTTTGACTTGAAAGAAGGAAAACTTCGGGGATATTCCGAAAGTTTGGACACGCCAGGAATAGGGATTTTGACTCTTGCTTTGGCGGAAGGGTCTAGTTTTAATCAAATTAAGTTGCATACCTCGGACCCTCAGGCTTCTTTCTTTCCGGATACGTTTCGATTCGAAGTTTCTCTGGATGGAAAAGTTTGGGAGCCGATTTTACAGGAAACCGGTTTTCGGCGTTCCAATCGAAAATTCGGCCAGTGGAATTTCTCTCTTGTTCGTGCGAATTATCTGAAATTCGTAAGCAAGGTCTCCGAAAAAGAAGGGGGAAAATGGAAGGTCGCCATCGCAGATTTAGAGGTGGGGATTTCCGGAATCGTTCAGGTGGAAGTAAGCTCTGAGCAGGACAGGCTCTGGGTAAAAGAAAATCTGATCGATGAACGTCCGGATTACGGATGGGCTTCCCATGAATCCGGGCAACCGAAAGAGGAATTCTTTCTGGTGGATTTAGGCTCCATCAGTCGGGTAAACGAACTTCGTCTACTTTCGCCCAAAACCATTCCTACCCTTTTTCCCGAAGTTTTTACGGTGTATTATAGTGAAGACGATCTTACCTGGAACCAGCTTTTGGAAGAGAACCAATTTCTTTCGGAGCCGGGAGTTTGGTACCAGTGGCGGTTTTTGCCCACAAACATCCGGTTTTTGAAATTCGTCTCCCGCCCCGTTAAGGCCGCAGGACAGGAAAAATATTCTACTCGGATTGCGGAAGTCGAACTATACGCTTCTCCGTACCTAAGCGATCTTACGCAAAAGCCGACTGCGGAGCCCCTTCCGTATGCGACTGTGCTTCGCTCCGGACTTGTCCGTTTGGCAGTGGATGGAGAAACCTCGGAAGGTGCCGCAGTTCAGGCGAATGACAGAAGGCTTAGGGATTCTTCCACCGAATACAAAGGAATCGTGGAGCTTGCTTCGGACGGAGAGGAAAAGGAAGGAGTGGTCGTCCAAGGAAACGACAGAAGGCTCAAGCACTCTACGGAAACTTCCTTCGGTTTGGTGAGACTCGCGATGAATGCCGAAACTAGGGCAGGTCGAGTTGTCCAAGGGAATGACGATAGACTGAAGCTTTCCTCTACACAATCTCCGGGAATTGTGGAACTCGCCGAAAACGGAGAGACCAAGGAAGGGGTCGCGGTCCAGGGGAACGATGACAGGCTCAAGCACGCGAATTTCGAGAGATTCGGGTTGGTCCAACTTTCTCCTCCGGGAGAAGCGAGTCCTGGAAAAGTAGTCACTTCCGATGATCCTAGGCTGCGTGCCGCTACCACCCAATCCCCCGGGGTGCTCAGATTTGCCGCCAGCGGAGAAGAGGCTGCGGAAGCGGCCATCCAGGGAAATGATAAGCGCCTAAAATTGGCCACCGCTCAATCCTTCGGGATTGTACAGTTGGCTCGCTCCGGAGAGAGCAAAGAAGGAGTGGTTGTCCAAGGAAATGACGAAAGATTGAGATCCGCCAGTACGGAATATCCGGGAATCGTATCGATCGCTCCTAAAGGAAAATCCATCCCGAACCATGTGATTTCCTCCGACGATCCTCGCTTGTCCGATTCCAGAGACCCGAAACCTCATTCCCACGAGTACGCTCCGATCGAGCACGACTTCAATTCCCATTCGGGATTTCTCAGATTAAAAGGTTCCGTGGAAGCTTCGTATCTGAATATTTCCCCTCCTCCGGAAAATAACGGCGTAGTCTATGCCAGAAACGAGAGCGAGAAAGGATCCGGAATCGTCGGCGCGGGACGGAACATCGGTGTTCTTGCCTACGGAGAAAAGTTCGGAGCTCGGGGAGATAGTTCTTCCGGTGACCGGGAATCGGCAGGTGTTCTGGGTCTTGCAAAAAGAGGCTTCGGAGGATGGTTTCATTCCCGATCGGGGTATGCGGTGTATGCCAGCGGAAAAGGGATTCCGTCTTTGAACGAGACTGGCTCCGGAAGAGCGGTCTTGGCGGAAGGAGAATCCGATTTTATTGGCACCGTGTACATGCAGACCGGAAACGGAATCGATTGTATCGCAAGATTTTTTCCGGTCCAATCTTCCGACGTCATCGGCGAAGGGGATTGGTTGGTCATGGGAGAGGACGGTCGTCTTCATAAATCCAAGAACCCGAACGCGACAAACGTAGTCGGTGTTGCCGTAAAGTCGGCGGCGTTAGTTCTGGGAGAAAAACCCCACGTAGAAGGGCAATGGTTGGTCGCGATTTCAGGCGTGGTTCCCGCTTGCGTGGAAGCCCAGTCCCATCCGATCCATCCGGGAGATCTTTTAGTGGCAGGGTTGACGGGAGGCCATGCGGTCAAGGTCGCTTCCGAAAATTTAAAACCGGGCTCCTTGGTCGGAAAGGCTCTCGGTTCCCAAAAAAGTGGACGGGGATTGATTCCCGTTCTTTTGAGCTGCGGCTGA
- a CDS encoding helix-turn-helix domain-containing protein, whose translation MGEHTPYIKFLSEIIDSGVWARLSSAAKTLYLVLLKFSDHTFKPVWPSNEILLKLTGLKTKKSINEGKRDLVKAGLLQFVPGTGHKNTMYYFCFHFPGSKIPPQGGIFGNPRGVDRDLSGGGVSPAEGVPAVSPNNINITIHNTQNQKPNPRKDTQKLSLDTLSSEYGPAILSEAMEIAKAQNQERNLYYLRGICRNLSASQKQPNFEHNSERSGERVEPTSRHYEASWQGFLDWCAGLLSPSSVAVLRNIRVEPDGRTLLLLDPVPSSLRAIVTKYFTDTIHPSILVIFSAKHEENRTRV comes from the coding sequence ATGGGAGAGCATACTCCATACATCAAATTCCTTTCTGAAATCATCGATTCCGGTGTTTGGGCACGGCTTTCTTCCGCGGCAAAGACCTTATACCTAGTTCTGCTTAAATTTAGCGATCATACCTTTAAGCCCGTATGGCCTAGTAATGAAATCCTGCTCAAGCTCACTGGACTAAAAACCAAAAAGTCGATCAATGAAGGAAAAAGAGACCTGGTAAAGGCCGGCCTACTCCAGTTTGTTCCCGGCACAGGGCATAAGAATACGATGTATTATTTCTGCTTTCATTTTCCCGGTTCTAAAATTCCACCCCAGGGGGGTATTTTTGGAAACCCCAGGGGGGTGGATCGGGATCTCTCAGGGGGTGGCGTTTCCCCGGCCGAGGGGGTTCCGGCAGTATCCCCAAACAATATAAATATAACCATTCACAATACCCAGAACCAAAAACCAAATCCGCGGAAAGACACGCAGAAATTGTCTTTAGATACCCTTTCTTCTGAATACGGGCCTGCCATTCTATCGGAAGCCATGGAAATCGCAAAGGCCCAAAACCAGGAGAGGAATCTGTACTATCTTCGAGGGATTTGCAGGAACCTATCTGCTTCTCAAAAACAGCCGAATTTTGAGCACAACTCGGAGCGATCTGGAGAAAGGGTGGAGCCTACTTCCAGACACTACGAGGCATCTTGGCAAGGATTTCTAGATTGGTGTGCTGGGCTCCTTTCCCCTTCTAGCGTGGCCGTGTTGAGAAATATCCGAGTGGAGCCGGACGGAAGAACCCTTCTGTTATTGGATCCTGTGCCCTCCTCCTTGAGGGCTATCGTTACAAAGTACTTCACAGACACAATCCACCCATCGATACTGGTTATATTTTCGGCAAAGCACGAGGAGAATCGTACGAGAGTATGA
- a CDS encoding ParB/RepB/Spo0J family partition protein produces the protein MSSKSKRLGSLADVFQAEKLEGTIRKIRLEKIRPSENQPRQERKKGIEELAQSLQKDGLLQPILVTKQSNEEFYTIIAGERRYHAASLLNWTEVECKILDRDAKETFRLAIIENLQRENLSPYEEIEAMSHLKITFSYTDLELGNLFGKSRSYMTELLGIAGLTKEELKACKDVGVETKNLLVQAAAASKKGTFQDFIQKFGAGELKTVKDAKSFNRAEDTLFPSDTSTISHKNQEISIYPYKLTKKGNSILLSCEDEAFLQELYKFVRKEIPKKFGKSP, from the coding sequence ATGAGCTCAAAAAGTAAACGGTTAGGTTCTCTGGCCGATGTCTTCCAGGCAGAAAAACTAGAGGGCACGATCCGCAAAATCCGTTTAGAAAAAATCCGCCCTTCGGAAAACCAGCCCAGGCAAGAAAGAAAGAAAGGGATCGAAGAACTCGCCCAGAGCTTGCAAAAGGACGGACTCCTCCAGCCCATACTAGTTACAAAACAATCAAACGAAGAATTTTACACGATCATAGCGGGAGAAAGGAGATACCACGCCGCCTCTCTCTTAAATTGGACGGAAGTGGAATGCAAAATCTTGGACCGGGACGCAAAGGAAACGTTTCGACTTGCGATCATCGAGAATTTACAGAGGGAAAACTTATCTCCGTATGAAGAGATTGAGGCAATGAGCCATCTGAAAATCACCTTCTCTTATACGGATCTAGAACTTGGTAACTTATTCGGAAAAAGCAGAAGCTACATGACGGAATTGCTCGGTATCGCCGGTTTAACCAAGGAAGAATTGAAAGCTTGCAAAGATGTGGGCGTTGAAACGAAAAACCTGCTCGTCCAAGCGGCCGCTGCCTCCAAAAAAGGCACCTTCCAGGATTTTATACAAAAATTCGGAGCCGGGGAACTAAAGACCGTCAAGGACGCCAAGTCCTTTAACCGGGCAGAAGACACCCTCTTCCCCTCCGACACATCCACAATTTCGCATAAGAACCAAGAAATTTCTATCTACCCGTACAAATTGACCAAAAAAGGGAATTCCATCCTACTTTCCTGCGAAGACGAAGCGTTTTTACAAGAGCTTTATAAATTCGTAAGAAAAGAGATCCCGAAAAAATTCGGCAAATCTCCTTAA
- a CDS encoding ParA family protein, with product MIVVSIANQKGGEGKTTTSLNLAWGLARRGKKTLIIDIDPQANSTGIFLNPDNLEKSMHNIFQSKAKVRDVIVPTHVDNLSIAPSKLTLAEAETVAAIVDAPYILRDALSDLEKEIDFCIIDCPPSLSIFTINALVASNYVIIPLQAEKFSVDGILGLQQTINSIKKRINPGLEILGALVTQLKPQTLLTKTIIPVLTKYFRIFENSISDGVAVGESHLAKKSVYDYNKSSRQAQEYEGFVEEFLNELKK from the coding sequence ATGATCGTAGTATCTATAGCCAATCAAAAAGGAGGGGAAGGCAAAACCACCACCTCCCTGAATCTAGCATGGGGGCTAGCCCGCCGAGGAAAAAAAACCCTGATCATAGACATTGATCCGCAGGCAAATTCCACGGGTATTTTTTTGAACCCGGACAACTTGGAAAAGTCCATGCACAACATTTTTCAATCGAAAGCAAAAGTGCGGGATGTAATCGTTCCCACTCACGTAGACAACCTTAGCATAGCTCCCTCCAAGTTGACTCTGGCGGAAGCGGAGACAGTTGCCGCAATTGTCGACGCCCCTTACATACTCAGGGACGCTCTATCGGACCTGGAAAAGGAGATAGATTTTTGCATCATAGACTGCCCTCCCAGTCTTTCCATCTTTACGATCAATGCCCTCGTGGCTTCAAATTATGTGATCATACCTTTACAGGCGGAAAAATTTTCCGTAGATGGAATCCTCGGTTTGCAGCAGACGATCAACAGTATCAAAAAAAGGATCAATCCCGGGTTAGAAATTCTAGGCGCCTTAGTCACCCAGCTCAAGCCTCAAACACTTTTAACAAAGACCATCATTCCCGTGCTTACAAAATATTTTAGGATTTTTGAAAATAGCATCTCGGACGGAGTCGCGGTAGGAGAATCGCATCTGGCCAAAAAATCGGTCTACGACTACAATAAATCCAGTCGGCAAGCCCAAGAATACGAAGGCTTTGTAGAGGAGTTCCTAAATGAGCTCAAAAAGTAA